From the Rhodoferax sp. WC2427 genome, one window contains:
- a CDS encoding nuclear transport factor 2 family protein produces MSDPKDSISGIVEFFETLTPQSVARCGDFYAPHARFKDPFKDVRGVPAIQAIYAHMFTALEAPRFVVVERIASGQQCFLAWDFHFRFKNFATGTPQTIHGGSHLQLDDTGRITLHRDYWDAAEELYEKLPVVGALMRWLKNRANA; encoded by the coding sequence ATGAGCGATCCCAAAGACTCCATCAGCGGCATCGTCGAATTTTTTGAAACGCTGACCCCGCAGTCTGTCGCCCGCTGCGGGGATTTTTATGCGCCCCACGCCCGCTTCAAAGACCCGTTCAAGGACGTGCGCGGCGTGCCTGCCATCCAGGCCATCTACGCCCACATGTTCACCGCCCTGGAGGCCCCGCGCTTTGTGGTGGTGGAGCGCATCGCCAGCGGCCAGCAGTGCTTTCTGGCCTGGGACTTCCACTTCCGCTTCAAAAACTTCGCCACCGGCACCCCCCAGACCATCCACGGCGGCAGCCACTTGCAGCTGGACGACACGGGCCGCATCACCCTGCACCGCGACTACTGGGATGCGGCCGAGGAGCTGTACGAAAAGCTGCCGGTGGTGGGCGCTCTGATGCGCTGGCTGAAAAACCGCGCCAACGCGTAA